The Halorubrum salinarum genome segment CGTCGAGAACCCCTCGGCGCTGCTCGCCGGCTTCGAGTGGGAGGACACGCGCGTCGAGATTCCAGATGACGGGACCTCCGTGAGCGTGGTGACGGGCCCGCCGGGGAACCGGCGGCGCGTGCTGAACATCGCGTACAACTGGAAGAACAAGTTCCAGGGGATCCAGACGCCGTCGATGAACGTCTTCGTCCCCGAGGCGTAGGGCCGCCCGGAGGCGCCGCGCCCGCGGCGCGACCCCCGCCGACCCGCACGCTTTTGCGCTCGGACGCCAAGGGTCGACCATGCAACGCGGCCGCCGGAAGCCGGACTGGCTGAAGTCGCGCCCGCCGTCCGGGAGTCGGTTCACCGAGATCAAGTCCACCCTCCGCGACCACGACCTCCACACGGTCTGCGAGGAGGCGAACTGCCCGAACATGGGCGAGTGCTGGTCGGGGCAGGACGGCCCCGGCACGGCGACGTTCATGCTGCTCGGCGACCGCTGCTCGCGCGGGTGTAACTTCTGTGACGTCGAGACGGGCGGGATGGAGCCGCTCGACCCCGACGAGCCCGCGAACGTCGCGGACGCGGTCGCCGAGATCGGACTCGACTACGTCGTCTTGACCTCCGTCGACCGCGACGACCTCGCGGACGGCGGGTCCGCGCAGTTCGCCGAGACGATACGCGAAATCAAGCGCCGCGACCCTGAGGTGCTCGTCGAGACGCTCATCCCGGACTTCCAGGGCGACCCGGAGGCGATCCGGCGGATCATCGACGCGGAGCCGGACGTGATCGCGCACAACGTCGAGACGGTCGAGCGGCTCCAGTGGCCGGTCCGGGACCGGCGCGCGAACTACGAGCAGTCCCTGTCGGTCCTCGATCAGGTCGACCGCGAGTCCGACATCCACACGAAGACGAGCCTCATGCTCGGCGTCGGCGAGTACGACCACGAGGTGTACCGGACGCTCGGCGACCTCCGCGAGGTCGGCGTCGACGTGGTCACCTTCGGCCAGTACCTCCAGCCCTCGCGCTCGCACCTCGACGTGTTCGAGTACGTCCACCCGGACGTCTTCGAGACGTGGCGCCGGGTCGCCGAGGAGGAGTTCGACTTCCTCTACTGCGCGTCGGGCGCCATGGTCCGGTCGTCGTACAAGGCGGGCGAGCTGTTCGTCGAGGCGCTGCTGCGCGAGGGGCGGTCGCCGGAGGCGGCGCGGCGCCACGCGCGGGCGGCGGGCGGCGACTGACGCTCCGGCCCCGTCAGAGCTGTCAGGCGGTTTCGAGGATTCTTGTCCGAACAGCGAGTTATTTACCTCTCGGTGACTCACCCTGGGTCAGTGAGACGTACACATGGGAACAACTGACTCGTCGATCGTCGACTCGGCGCGGGCCCGGCCGGGGCTTCTCCTCGTCACTCTCCTCGGCGGCCTGCTCCTCGTCGACCTCGCGGCGAAGCTCGCCGGGGTCGGCCTCGGCCCGATCGGTGGGTCGATCTCGGTCGACCGGCTCGGCTCGAACCTCTGGAACGGCGTCGTCATCGGCCTCGTGATCGGGCTCGCGGGAATCGGGCTCTCGATGACGTACAGCATCCTCTCGTTCGCGAACTTCTCGCACGGGGACCTCGTCAGCGTCGGCGCGTTCTCCGGGTGGGGCGTGGCGTTCCTGATCGCGGGGTTCGGCGACGTGCCGGTCCGCGCGCTCCTGACCGTCCGCGACGCGGGGAACGCCTCGCCGGGCGACATCGGCGCGCACATCCTCACGACGCCCGCCGCCATCCTCGTCGGGCTGGTGGCGGCGTTCGTCGTCACCGCGCTGCTCGCGGTGGCGCTCGACCGGGGGTTCTACAAGCCGATGCGCGACCGCGACGGGATCGCGCTGCTCATCGCCTCCATCGGCGCGGCGCTCATCGTCCGGTACCTGCTCCAGTTCGGCTACGGCTCCGACCGGCGCGGGGTCACCGCCAGCGTCGAGCAGTCGAACCTCGCGTTCGACCCGCTCGGGCTGTCGGTGAACGCGCACGAACTCACCATCCTCGTCGCCGCGGTCGGGCTGATGCTCGCGATGCACGGAATGCTCCAGCACACGAAGCTCGGGACGGCGATGCGGGCGATGGCCGACAACAAGGACCTCGCGCTCATCACCGGCATCCCGGCCGAGCGAGTCGTCACCGCGACGTGGATCATCGGCGGCGGGCTCGCGGGCGCGTCCGGCTACCTCTACGTCCTGCTCCGCGGGACGATCCAGTTCGACTTCGGCTGGCTCCTGCTCCTGCTGATCTTCGCGGCCGTGATATTGGGCGGGATCGGATCCGTCTACGGCGCCATCGCCGGCGGCCTCGTCATCGGCGTCGTGTTCACCACCTCGACGATCTGGATCCCGTCCGACTTCAACCAGGCCGCGGCGTTCGGCGTGATGATCCTCATGCTCCTGTTGCGCCCCGAGGGGCTCTTCGGCGGGGTGACGACGACATGAGCGACGCCGACGCGCCCGGCGACTCCGGGTCCGGACCGAGCGCGCCCGAGGCGCCCGAGAGCGCGATGGCGGCGCTCGCCGAGGCCGCCCGGGAGAGCGACCTCGGCCTCGTCGTCGGGACGCTGCTCGCGATCTACGCGGCCGCGACGCTGCTGACGTTCACCGACGGGCTCAACAGCGTCGTCGGGCTCATGGAGACGCTGACGTTCCTCGGGATCGTCTACGCGCTCACCGCGCTCGCCCTGAACCTCCAGTGGGGGTACACCGGCCTGTTCAACATCGGCGTCGCCGGCTTCATGGCCGTCGGCGTCTACACGATGGGGATGGTCGTCCGCTCGCCGGACCCCGCGTTCGGCCCGCCCGGACTCGGCCTGCCGCTCCCGGTGGGGATCGCCGCGGGCGTCGCGATGGCGGCCGTGCTCGGCGCCGTCGCCGCCCTGCCCGCGCTGCGGCTCAAAGCCGACTACCTCGCCATCGTCACGCTCGGGCTCTCGGAGATCATCCGCCTGTCGCTCCAGTCGAGCGCCTTCGACAACTTCCTGCGCGACACGGTCGGCGCCGGAACGGGCGGCGGTCGCGGGATGGGCATGCCCGACAACCCGGTCCGCGAGCTGTTCCTCGTCGACGGGCAGGCGGGGACGCCGACCGCGTTCGGCGAGTTCGTCTTCGGCGTCTTCGGCGCCGACGGGCTCGGCATCTCCAACCCGATCCTCATCGGCTGGGGGTACATCGCCGTCCTCGCCGCCTTCCTGGTCGGGTTCTACCTCCTGGTCGAACGCCTCGGCCGCTCGCCGTTCGGCCGGACGATGAAGGCGATCCGGGAGGACGAGCTCGTCGCCGACTCGCTCGGCAAGGACGTGAACCTCGTGAAGATCAAGGTGTTCGTCATCGGCTGTGCCCTGATGGGGCTCGCGGGCATCCTCTGGTTCGGCAGCCAGGGGAACGTCTCGCCGACGCCGCAGTTCCGCCCCCTGCTCACGTTCTACGTGTTCATCGCGGTGATCATCGGCGGGTCGGGGTCGAACACCGGCTCGGTCCTCGGCGGCATCGTCTTCGCCGCGGTCCTGTTCGAGGGGCCGCGCCGCGTCGGCGGGGTCGTCCGCGGGCTCATCGACGCGGAGACGCCGCCGTCGTTCGCCGACGCGGTCGTCTCGCTCGACCCGGTGACGTTCCTCGCGTACGCGACCGACAACATCGCGCCGCTCCAGTTCGTCTTCCTCGGGCTGGTCCTGGTGTTCATCATCCACCGGCGCCCGGAGGGGATCCTCGGCGACCGGATCGAGACGGCCGCGGCCGTCGACCTCTCGGAGCGGCCCGACGGGGGTGAGGCCGATGAGTAGCGACGTTCCGGAGGCGGACGACGCGGCCCGGGTCGCCGACGCGGTCGACGCGGCGGACGCCCCCGAGGACGAACCCGAGGCGAACGACAGCGCGGTCGAGGAGGCCGCGAAGCACGTCCCGTCCGGGGCGCCCCCGCTCCGCGTGGAGGGGCTCGTCAAGCGGTTCGGCGGCGTCACCGCCGTCGACGGCGCCTCCTTCGAGGTCGAGGCCGGGTCGCTGACCGGCCTCATCGGGCCGAACGGCGCCGGGAAGTCGACCACGTTCAACTGTATCACCGGCGTCCACGAGCCGACCGCGGGCACGGTGACCTTCGAGGGCGAGGACATCACCGGGCTCAGGCCCCACGAGATCGCGCGCAAGGGGCTGGTTCGGACCTTCCAGATCGCCCGGGAGCTCTCCGAGATGACCGTCCTGGAGAACCTCATGCTCGCGCCGCAGGGCCAGGTCGGCGAGTCCGCGATCCGGGCCGTGACGCCCGGCCTCCGCGGCGCGGTGATCGAAGAGGAGACCGACATCCGCGAGCGGGCCTGGGAGACGCTGGAGTTCTTCGAGATCGACCACCTCGCGCACGAGCACGCGGGGAACCTCTCCGGCGGCCAGCGGAAGCTGCTGGAGATGGCCCGCGCGCTGATGACCGACCCCGAGATGGTGCTGCTCGACGAGCCGCTCGCCGGGGTCAACCCGACCCTCCAGGAGAAGCTCTTGGACCGGGTCCACGACCTGCGCGCGGACGGCTACACCTTCCTGCTCGTCGAACACGACATGGACGTCATCATGAACAACTGCGAACGCGTCATCGTCATGCATCAGGGCAGCGTGCTCGCCGAGGGGACCGGCGACGAGATACGGAACGACGAGCGGGTCATCGAGGCGTACCTGGGTGAGGACCTATGACCGCCGACGGCGCGGCGGGCGAGGCGGCGGACGCCGACGAGCCGGCGGCAGACGCGGCCGCCGGAACGACCCACACGATCGACGGGGACGCGATCCTCCGGATCCGGGACCTCGACGCCGGCTACGGCGACCTCCAGATCCTCTCCGACGTGGCCCTCGACGTCGCCGACGAGGAGTACGTGACCATCGTCGGCCCCAACGGGGCCGGCAAGTCGACGGTGATGAAGACCGTCTTCGGGCTCACGACGCACATGGGCGGCACCGTCGAGTTCGAGGGGGCGCAGATCCAGGGGCTCGCGCCCGAGCAGATCATCCGCGAGGGGATCGGCTTCGTCCCGCAGACGGACAACGTGTTCCCCGGGCTCAGCGTCCGCGAGAACCTTGAGATGGGCGCCTACATCCTCGACGAGGTGCCCGAAGACCAGATCGAGACGATCTACGACCGGTTCCCGATCCTCCGGGAGCGCAGCGACCAGAAGGCGGGGACGCTCTCCGGCGGCCAGCGGCAGATGGTCGCGATGGGCCGGGCGCTCATGCTCGACCCGGACCTCCTGCTGCTCGACGAGCCCTCGGCGGGGCTCGCCCCCGACCTCGTCGCCGACATGTTCGACCGGATCGACCGGATCAACGAGAGCGGGACGGCCGTGCTGATGGTCGAACAGAACGCGAAGGAGGCGCTGCGCCGCTGCGACCGCGGCTACGTGCTGGTGAACGGCGCGAACCGCTACACCGACCGCGGCGACGTGCTGCTCGCCGACGAGGACGTGCGGCGCGACTTCCTCGGCGGGTGAACCGCGGTCGACCGCGGCTCGCGCGACTCTGAACGGCGTCGATGACGCCGCTCGGGGAAGGCTTATCAGGTGCGCCGTCGCAGTGAGGCCGTGCCCTCTCGACGAGCGGTCCTCGGCGCTGTCGGCGTCGCGGCGGTCGGCTCGCTCGGCGGCTGTTCGCGCCTCTCCTCCGACGCCGAGCGCGTCGGGCTGACCGTGTTCAACCAGACGGACGCGACCTACACCGTCGAGATAGGATTCTTCGACGACGACGCCCCGGAGCCGGCGGCGCGGGCGTACGAGTCCGCCCTCGACGTGGGCCCCGGCGGCGAGGCGGCGCGCGACGCGGTCGCCGAGGTCGGGCGGTACCTCGTCCGCTACCGGGCCTACGAGGACGGGTCCAGGCTGACCGATCAGGGCAACGTCCACTTCGTCCCCGACGGCGACGGGAGCGAGCGGCTCACCTTCGACGTTCGAGAGTCGGGCGTACTGACGACGCGGTGACGACGCCCTCCGTCGCGCGGGCGAGCGCCGCGGCTCACGTCGGATGAAAAATCGGGGAAAGGTTCGGTCGGTTCCCTACTGGTTCAGCACGCTCGACCACTGGCTGGTGTACGTCGCCTGGTTCGGCTCGAAGGAGACGCGCTGGGTGATCGTCCCGTCGCGCTCCTGGAAGGCGTTCACGTACGCCTCCTCCAGCGACTGGCCGTATGCGTCGTTGAGGTACAGCGTGCCGGACGACGAGGCGCCGACGGTGTCGCCGACGGCGAGGTCGGCCATCGCCGGCCCCTGGAGCAGGTCCGAGGGCGCGGTCCGGAAGATGTAGCCGTTGTCCTCTAAGTCCGTCACGTTCGGGTCGGTCGAGGACGGCGAGATACCCACGACGCCGTTCGGGATGAACACCTGGTCCGAGACCTGGAGGTTGACGTTCGACGAGGCCGGGCCGACGACCGCGCCGAAACCGGCGTTGACGAGGGCGTTCGCGCCGGAGATCCCCGCCTGCGGGTCGGTCTGCGTGTCCTCGACTCTCGTCTCGACGTCGACGTTGATGCCGGCGTCGTTGACCTGGGTGGCCGCGAGCAGCGCGCCGTCGCGGATCGGGACGCCGAGCGGGCCGAGGTCGCCCGTCTCCGGCATCAACACGCCGATCCGGGCAGTGAACGAGTCGACGCCCACGGGGTCGGCCGCGGTCGCGTTCCGGTCCTCCTCGCTGAGCTCGTTCCCGAACTCGACGGTGTCGAGCGTGACGAGGTCGCCGTCCTGGAAGTCGATGATGTCGTAGGCCGCGGTCGCGATGTCGCCGTTGGCGTCGAAGTTGACGCTGGAGGACGCGCCCACGTAGTGGACGGGGTCGCCCCCGGCGACCGTCTCGACGGCCTCGGGCAGGTCCGCGGGGCCGAACTCCTCGCCGCCGGGGTTGGCGACGGTGCGGACGCGGTCGCGGATCGCCTGGCCGCTGTTCTCGCCCGCGGCGGTCGCCGCGAGGATCTCGACCGCCATCGCGTCGTACGCCTGCGCGGTGAACACGCCCGGCTCCTCGCCGTACGCCTCCTGGTACGACTCGGTGAAGAACTCCGCGCCGGGGCCGCCCGCGGAGGGCGCGGTGCCGATGACGTTGTTCATGTCGTTGTCGACCTCGCCGGGCAGGTCGCTGTCGATGAGCCCGTCGGGGACGATGATGTCGAGGTCGGGCGCGCTGTCGGCGAACTCCGAGTAGAAGTCGCGGAACAGCTGGATCCCGGACTGCGGGAACCCGACGACCATCACGGCGTCGGGGACGTTGTTCTGGTCCCCGCCGTCGCCGCCGTCGGACCCGTCGGATCCGTCCCCGCCGTCCATCCCGTCGCCGCCGTCGGACCCGTCGGATCCGTCCCCGCCGCCGCCGCCGTCACCGCTCTCCGTCGAGCAACCCGCGAGCCCCGCAATGCCGACCGCGCCGGCGCCCTTGAGTACGTCGCGTCGCTGGATTCTTCGCTTCATTCTGTGAGCGTATACCATACGAGCCGTTATAAGTGTATCCACGGTCACAAATACCACAGCACCGGGATTCGGACGCGTCAGACCGGCTTCGTCGCGTCCGCGTGCGCTTTACCGACAGGTTCGCCGATCGGCGGCCGGCCGCGAACGGCGCGTCGTACCCGCTCGCTGATAGGAGACTGGTCGTCGCCGCCGGGCGCGGTCGCGTCCGCCTCAGTACCCCTGCGCGTTCCCGTCCTTCCGGGGCTCCGTGGCGGCCGAGAGGACCCCGTCCCGGCTCCGCGCGATCTGGGCGCCGCCGAACATGACCGGCGAGAGCGTCCGCACGTCGTGGTCCTTGCGGACGAGCTTCGCCGCGGCGTCGTCGTCGAAGTGCGGCTCCAGCGCCAGTTCGCCGCTCTCGCGGTAGCGCCACCGCGGCTCGTCGAGCGCGCGCTGGAGCGGCATCCCGTAGTCGACGAGGTTGGAGATCACCTGGACGTGGCCCTGCGGCTGCATGTACCCGCCCATCACGCCGAACGCCGCCCAGTCGTCCTCGTCGAACCGGACGACGCCCGGGATGAGCGTGTGGAAGGGCCGCTTGCCGGGTTCGAGGCTGTTCGGGTGGTCCGGGTCGAGCGAGAAGGACGCGCCGCGGTTCTGTAAGGCGATGCCGGTGTCGCCGGCGACGAGCCCGGAGCCGAAGCCGGCGAACCGGGAGTTGATGTACGAGACGACGTTGCCCGCCTCGTCCGCGACGGTGAGGAGGACGGTGTCGGCGTCCTCGGCGTTCGCGTTCGGCACGCCGAAGGAGACGTCGTGCGAGGCCGTCTCGCCGACGCCCGCGGCGCGCTCGCTCGCCCACTCGCTCGACGCGAGCGGCGGGATCGACTCGTACTCGGGGTCGGTGATGTAGCGGTGCCCGTCGTGGAACGCCCGCTTCATCGCCTCGGCGAAGTAGTGGACGCGCTCGGGCGAGTCGTAGTCGTACTCGCCGGCGCCGAGTTCGCTCGCGACGTTGAGCGCTTCCAGGGCGATCAGTCCCTGGTTGTTCGGCGGGAGCTCGTACACCTCGGCGCCGTTGTAGCTGGTCGAGACGGGGTCCGGCCACTCGACCTCGAAGTCGGCGAGGTCGTCGACGGTCATGAACCCGCCCTGCGACTGGACCTCGTCGGCGATGGCCTCCGCGATCTCGCCCTCGTACACCACGTCGGCGCCCTCCTCGGCGATCCGCCGCATCGACTCGCCGAGCCGCGGGAGCGTCACCGTCTGCCCGACGCCCGGCGGCTCGCCGTCGAAGAGGAACGCCTCGCGGGCGTGGTCGTCGGTGAAGAGCGCGTCGGCGCTCGCCCAGTAGGAGGCGATGACCTCGGACACCGGGTAGCCCTCGGTCGCGTAGCGGATGGCGGGCGCGAGCGCGTCCGCGAGGGTGAGCCGGCCCAGCTCCTCGACGGTGGCCTCCCAGCCGCGGGCCGTCCCGGGCACCGTGACCGCGTGCGGGCCGTAGAACGGCATCCCGGCCTCGCCGGCGTCGTCGACCGCGTAGCCGCCGTCGTCGGGGTAGTACGAGTCGGCGTCGTCGTCCTCGGCGAGCGCCGCCTTGACGTTCTCTATCGTCGCGTCTGCGGGGGCGCCGCCGCACGAGCGCATCGCGCCGACCTCGCCGTCGGCGGTCCGGTACAGCGCGAACACGTCGCCGCCGAGCCCGGTCGAGGTGGGCTCGACGACGTTCAGCGCGGCCGCGGTCGCGACCGCCGCGTCGAACGCGTTCCCGCCCTCGCGGAGGACTTCGATCCCCGCCTCGCTGGCGAGCGGCTGGCTGGTCGCCACCACGCCGCGCTGACCGTACACGGTCGATCGGCGCGACGTGAACCGGTCTAAGTCTGGCTCCATACGAACCCGTCCGGCGCCCGGGAGAATAAACCACCGACCGGATCTATCCGGTGTCCAGAGCCCCTAACCGGACCGCTCCCGCGTTTGCTCCTCCGGTCCGGCGGTTCAGGAGTGTTTGGCTGCGAGGACCTCGATCTCGTCGATCTGGGGGTCCTCGACGAACAGCTCGTCGGCCCGGTCCATCAGCTCGGCGGCGATCTCGCCGTCGAGGTGCGCCTGCCGGCCCTCCTCGTCGGGGAACGTGTCGAAGATGCCGAACGTGGTCTCGTCGAGCCGCAGCGCGAACCACGTCGTCGTCTTCTCCTCGGCCTCGGCCGCCGGGAGCGCGCCTTCGAGGAACGCGGCCACCTCGTCGGCCTTCTCGGGCTTCGCTTCGAGCCGTGCCTGGAGCGCGTACTCGGAGTCGGACATTCCAGTGGATCGGCGGGCTGGGAGCCGTAAAACACCCGTGACACCGGGGATCCGATCGGTCGCGGAGCGGGTCGTCGCGGGCACCGACGGGCCCGCTCACTCCTCGAACTCGGCGTAGTGGCGCACCAGTCCGCACTCGGGACACATCACCGTCGTCAGCTCCTTGCGCTCGTTCATTCCCAGTTTACCGAGCAGCCCCGACCGCTTCTCGCCGGTCTTGACGTGCGCGTTCCAGGCGTCGCCCATGCTGAACTCGACCTCCTCCATCGTGACGCCGCAGTCGGGACAGCGGTGGTCCATGAACGCGGAATCACGCGGCGGCCTGAAAACGATTGTCTCGACTGTCGTTCAGCGAGCAGTAGCCGCCAACCGCCCGGTGCGGCGGTCCCGAGTGGCCGGCGTCTCCGCGTGTGGGCCGGAGCGGTCGATGTCCCCTCGAGACGCGGCGGAACTCCGGCGTCGCTCGGACGACGCCGTCCTCTCAGCGGGCGACAGACGCGGTTCGCAGGCGTCGCTGGCTGCCTCGACACCCCGTGATCGAAAGTCGGCCTCGGCACTCATAGGGCTCGTCGTCGCCGGGTGCCGAGTCCGGCTCGGAGCGGTGGTTCGTCATCGGCCGCTCGTCGGTAGTCGCGCCGTCGAATAAAAGGATCCGGCCGCGCCGTCAGTGCGACGAGCCGGCGTACTCGTTCCAGCGGTCGGTGCCGTTCGCGATCCGCCGGGTGTCGGACGGGTCGAACGTCGCCGCCGCGTTCGCGACCGCCTCGGCGGCGGTCGGGAGATCCTCGGCGTCGGTGGTCGCGCCGTCTTCGGTCGGACTGGTCGATGGACCCGATCGGTCGGTCGCCGGTTCGGTCTCCGTCGCCTCGCGCGTGCTCGGACCGCCGGGACCGGTCGTCGTCCCCGCCGTCGAGCGTGCGTCAGTCGTGTACTACGGGTGGCACGGGTCCGATAAGGAGCGTATCCTTCATAATTGTTTATGTTAGTGTGAGGATCGCCGGCCGGGGCGGACGGGGCGGGTCGACCGCGCCGCGGTCGGCGCGGTGCCGGGCCGCCCTACCAGGCCGACCACGCGGTGAGCGTCTCGTCGCGGGCGTACACCCGCTTGAGGTCCTTCGCGTAGGCGAGGTCGCCGGCGTGGTCGAGCTTCTCGTGGCGGTACTCGGGGGCGTCCTCGCGGATCTGGAGCCCCTCGACGGTGAACTCCTCGTCGCCGAACTCCGTCGTCTCGCCGACGGTGAACTCGTAGTCGCCGGGGACGTTCACCCGGAGCGAGCGCGTCTGGTCCGCGTCGCCGTCCTTCGGGTGGAGGGTGACCGGGACCGCGACGTTGTCGACCGCCCGGGTCCACAGCGTCTCCACGTCGGTGATGTCGGCCTCCTCGGCGCGATTCTCGGGGCCGAGTTCGATCCCCGTGATCCGCACCTGCATCAGCGCGTCGTCGGTGTCGACGACGAACTCCTCGCCGGTGGCCACGTCGCCCTCGGCGGGCACGTCCATCGTCGTCGTGAACGAGTCGCCGTCCTGCGAGACGACGATGGTCACGGAGACGGTCTCCTCCTCCGGAATCTCGGCCTTGTGGGTGTGGTCGCACTCGGTACAGCGGACGGTGGCCTGCCCGCCCGGGCTCAGGACCTCGTGGACGGTCGGCTCGGCGGGCGAACACGACGGACAGGGGAGCCCGACGCGCGCGCCGGCTTCGGTGTCGCTCATTGGGCGCTCGTACCCGCCGCGCCCGTAAATATCCGCCCCTGTGGGGGCGGTGTGGGTCGCGCTCGCGTGGCGCGCGGCGGCGCCGTCGCGGTTCCGCGGCCGCGCGCGCGCCGCCGAGGCCGCGCGGTAAGGAAACTGGTTTACCGGAGTCCGCGGAACGGTCGCCCATGATAGTACCCGGGTCCAGCTCGCAGCAGCTCGCGGCCGCGCTCGCGGCGGAGACGGACCGGGCGCTCGCGACCCCGACGTACGACCGGTTCCCCGACGGGGAGGGGCTCGCCGCGGTGCCCGACTTCGACGCCAAGGAGGCCGTGATCGTCGCCGCGACCGACTCCGACGAGGCGTGGGTCGAACTGCTCCAGCTCCAGGACGCCGTCCGCGAGGCCGGCGCGGCAGACGTGACCACCGTCGTCCCCTATATGGGCTACGCCCGACAGGACGCCTCGTTCGGCGAGGGGGAGCCGGTCTCGGCCCGCGCGATGGCGCGGGCGATCTCGACCGGCACCGACCGCGTCGTCCTCGTCAACCCCCACGAGGCGACCGTCGCCGACTTCTTCGAGGTCCCCGCCGAGGCGGTCGACGCCGCGGGCGCCCTCGCCGATCCCCTTCCCGACGACCTCGACGACCCCCTGTTCCTCGCGCCCGACGAGGGAGCGATCGACGTGGCCGCCACCGTCCGCGACGCCTACGGCGCCGGCGAGACGGACTACTTCGAGAAGCACCGCGACCGCGAGACGGGCGCCGTCGCGGTGTCGCCCTCCGACGCGCCCGTCGCCGACCGCGACGTGGTCGTCGTCGACGACATCATCGCGACCGGGTCGACGATGAGCGAGTCGGTCGCGGTCCTCACCGACCGCGGCGCCGCGAGCGTGCTGACCGCCTGCGTCCACCCGGTCCTCGCGGCCAACGCGGTGACGAAGCTCCGCGCCGCCGGCGTCGACCGGATCGTCGGCAGCGACACCGTCGAGCGCGGCTGTAGCGTCGTCAGCGCCGCGCCCGCCGTCGCTGACGCGCTGGACTCTCCGTAACGGATCACCCGTCGCCGATCTCGCGGATCTCCTCTGCCGGATTCCCGCCGACTACCGTCCGCGCCGGCACGTCGTCGACCACGACGGCGCCCGCGGCGACGACCGCGCCGTCGCCGATCTCGACCCCCGGCGTGATCACCGCCCGCCCGCCGATCCAGACGTCGTCGCCGACCGTGACGGGGTCGCCGAACTCCACCCCAGCCGCCCGCTCGTCGGGGTCGATCGGGTGGGTCGCGGTGTACACGTGGACGCCCGGCCCGAGCAGGCAGTTCTCGCCGAACGCGACCGGC includes the following:
- a CDS encoding HVO_0476 family zinc finger protein produces the protein MSDTEAGARVGLPCPSCSPAEPTVHEVLSPGGQATVRCTECDHTHKAEIPEEETVSVTIVVSQDGDSFTTTMDVPAEGDVATGEEFVVDTDDALMQVRITGIELGPENRAEEADITDVETLWTRAVDNVAVPVTLHPKDGDADQTRSLRVNVPGDYEFTVGETTEFGDEEFTVEGLQIREDAPEYRHEKLDHAGDLAYAKDLKRVYARDETLTAWSAW
- the prs gene encoding ribose-phosphate diphosphokinase, which gives rise to MIVPGSSSQQLAAALAAETDRALATPTYDRFPDGEGLAAVPDFDAKEAVIVAATDSDEAWVELLQLQDAVREAGAADVTTVVPYMGYARQDASFGEGEPVSARAMARAISTGTDRVVLVNPHEATVADFFEVPAEAVDAAGALADPLPDDLDDPLFLAPDEGAIDVAATVRDAYGAGETDYFEKHRDRETGAVAVSPSDAPVADRDVVVVDDIIATGSTMSESVAVLTDRGAASVLTACVHPVLAANAVTKLRAAGVDRIVGSDTVERGCSVVSAAPAVADALDSP
- a CDS encoding maltose acetyltransferase domain-containing protein, producing the protein MGREKERMLAGEAYDPSAPELVADRRRAQERCRRYNATAPTETDRRERLLGELFGEVRGDATVAPPFRCDYGYNVGVGDGFFANYGCVFLDVAPVAFGENCLLGPGVHVYTATHPIDPDERAAGVEFGDPVTVGDDVWIGGRAVITPGVEIGDGAVVAAGAVVVDDVPARTVVGGNPAEEIREIGDG